Proteins from a genomic interval of Ficedula albicollis isolate OC2 chromosome 9, FicAlb1.5, whole genome shotgun sequence:
- the ILKAP gene encoding integrin-linked kinase-associated serine/threonine phosphatase 2C, whose translation MDLFGDLPEPGAAAGKDAQKGPLLFDDLPQSSSADSGKEGSLLFDGLPPASSGDPASSAAKQVSSAESQEKGQKRKSSEEEEEEKNGREELVEKKVCKGSVGILGLKGYVAERKGEREDMQDAHVILNDITEECRPLPSQITRVSYFAVFDGHGGVRASKFAAQNLHQNLIKKFPKGEVASVEKTVKRCLLDTFKHTDEEFLKQASSQKPAWKDGSTATCVLAVDNILYIANLGDSRAILCRYNEESQKHTALSLSKEHNPTQYEERMRIQKAGGNVRDGRVLGVLEVSRSIGDGQYKRCGVISVPDIKRCQLTHNDRFILIACDGLFKVFTPEEAVNFIVSCLEDKNIQMREGKLEADARYEAACNRLANKAVQRGSADNVTVMVVRIEH comes from the exons ATGGATCTCTTCGGGGACCTGCCCGAGCCCGGCGCCGCCGCGG GGAAAGATGCCCAAAAAGGGCCTCTGCTGTTTGATGATCTCCCACAATCCAGCAGTGCTGACTCAG GGAAAGAAGGCTCTTTGCTCTTTGATGGTCTCCCTCCAGCCAGCAGTGGTGACCCAG ccTCCAGTGCTGCTAAGCAAGTCTCATCAGCAGAGAGCCAAGAGAAAGGGCAGAAGAGAAAGTCTtcggaggaggaggaggaagagaagaatggCAGGGAAGAACTTGTGGAAAAGAAAGTTTGTAAAG GATCAGTGGGCATTCTTGGACTGAAGGGTTATGTGGCAGAGAGAAAAGGTGAGAGGGAAGACATGCAGGATGCGCACGTCATCTTAAACGACATCACCGAGGAATGCCGGCCTCTGCCCTCCCAAAT CACACGTGTCTCGTACTTCGCTGTTTTTGATGGCCACGGGGGAGTCCGAGCCTCAAAATTTGCAGCACAGAATCTGCACCAAAACCTTATCAAGAAATTTCCTAAAG GTGAGGTTGCCAGTGTGGAGAAAACTGTGAAGAGATGTCTTTTGGACACCTTCAAACACACAGATGAAGAGTTTCTGAAGCAGGCATCCAGCCA gaAGCCAGCATGGAAGGATGGCTCCACAGCTACTTGTGTCTTGGCTGTTGACAATATTCTCTACATAGCCAACCTTGGGGACAGCCGG GCGATTCTGTGTCGTTACAATGAAGAGAGTCAGAAGCACACAGCCTTAAGCCTCAGCAAGGAGCACAACCCCACCCAGTACGAGGAGAGGATGCGGATACAGAAGGCTGGGGGAAACGTCAG GGATGGAAGagtgctgggagtgctggaggTTTCCCGCTCCATTGGGGACGGCCAGTACAAACGCTGTGGTGTCATCTCTGTGCCAGACATCAAACGCTGCCAACTCACACACAATGACAG GTTCATCCTGATAGCGTGTGATGGCCTCTTTAAAGTCTTTACACCAGAAGAAGCTGTGAACTTCATTGTGTCCTGCCTGGAG GATAAGAACATCCAGATGAGAGAAGGGAAGCTGGAAGCAGACGCTCGGTACGAGGCTGCCTGTAACAGACTGGCCAACAAGGCCGTGCAGCGGGGCTCGGCCGACAACGTCACCGTCATGGTGGTGCGGATAGAGCActga